One Candidatus Coatesbacteria bacterium genomic window, CGACCTCCTCGCTGCGCGGCACCAGACGGCGGGTGTAATCGCGGAAGGCCCGGGTGATCTCGGTCAACTGGTCGATCTCCCGGGACAGACTGGCGGCGATCTCCAGGGACTCCTCGCCGGCGCCCAGATCGTGCAGGTCCTCGCGTAGCAGCTCCAGGTTGAGCCGCATGGCGTTGAGCGGGTTGCGCAGCTCGTGGGCCAGGGCCCGGGCCAGGGATTCATAGTTGGCGTCGACTTCGGTGCCGTCAGTCACCGGTCCCCTCCTCCCGGGGCAGGCCGCGATGGGCGCGATAACGGTCGAAGAGAGCCCGGTAGCCCTCGGGGTCGTTCTCGCGCAGGCGCTCCAGGCTGCGGTCCAGTTCGGTTTCGCTCCAGCCGGCTTCGGCAAGCTGCTCGGCGATCTCCCGGCGCTCCAACCCCGCCGCCAGGCCGTCGCGGTAGAGGAAGAAGGCCTCCTCGAAAGACGCCCGTCCGGCGTCATCGCAGCCGTTCATCACACACAACAGCAGCGCCAAGGCCGGGAGCAGCTTGTTCATTCTTCCTCCAACCGCTCCAGCTCAACCCGCAGCTCAGCCAGGAATTCCGCCCGCTTGCGCGGGTCGTCGACGAGGCGACGGGTGGCCCGCAGCAGAGCCGCCGGGTCCGTCTCCTCCTCGAAGAACACCCGCTCCGGCGCCACGCCGGAGACGATCCGGGCCGCGACCCGGGCGCTATCGCCCGCTGGTGCGCAGGCCGTCGCCAGCAGGCCCAGCGCCGGCAAAACCAGACTGAACAGGCGTGTAGCCATCGACTCCGTTCGAGTGCTTCGCGCCGTCCCGAGAAAACCGCCGCCGCGGGCACCGCCAGCTCAGCGAACAGGACAACAACCGTCGGCGGCGGTTTTCCCGGGGCTGAATAGTTGAGGCTGTTCTCAAGCAACGGCGGCTTAGTCGATCGGTTCAGCGATCCGCTCCCAGCGCACCTCGGCCTCGGGTATCGGCCACAGGCTGACCGCGTAGGGGTCGCTGGAGAAGAAGATCCCCAGCGCTTCACCGTGGACCAGCCCGGCGTTCAGGGGGCCCCAGACCCTGGAGTCCCGGGCCTCGGCCCGGTTGTCGCCCAGGATGAACAGCCGTCCCTCGGGCACCACCACCGGGCCGAAGTCCTCCCGGCGGGTGTGGTTGACGTAGGGTTCGTCGAGGGGTTCGGCGTCGTCATCGATGTAGACCAGGCCGTCGCGGATCTCGAGGGTTTCACCGCCCAGGGCGATCACCCGGCCGAAAAAGTCCTGACCCCCGGCACCGGGCGAGGTGAAGCAGACCACGTCGCCGCGCCGGGGGTCGCCGAAGTTGTAGGACAGGCGGCTGACGAGGACCCAGTCGCCGGGCAGGATGGTCTCGCTCATCGCGTGGCTGCTGACCCGGTAGCTGCGGACGACGAACAGGCGCAGGGCCAGCACCAGGAGCAGGGCCGCCAGTACGGCCAGTCCAAGGCGCCGCGCACTGAAGATGCTCCCGGGGGTTTGTCCGTCCCGTTTCATGGCGTACGTCCGCTTCAGCGTACCACGTCCAGCATCCTGTCCAGCCGCAGATGGAAGGGCGCCGCCCACCAGCCGGCCTCGCCCAGTTCACCCAGACGCACGGAGAGATAGACCAGGAAGGCCTTGCCGAGGATCTCCCCGCGCCGGACGTAGCCCAGGCTGCGCGAATCCCGCGAGTGCAGCCGGTTGTCGCCCAGCGCCAGGTAGCAGTCCGCGGGTACCCGGTGCACCTCGCCGCCGAGGTGCAGCCCCCGGGTGTGGCCCCAGGCCCCGTCGGCCAGATAGGGCCGCTCGTCGAGGCGTTCGCCGTTGACCCAGAGGTAGCCGTCGGCGAAGCGGTACTCGTCACCGGGTACGGCCAGAACGCGCTTGACGTAATCGACGTCGCCGTCGGAGAAGACGATCACCTCGCCGCGTCGCGGCTCGCGCAGCAGGTAGGCCAGGCGGTTGATCAGCAGGAAGTCGCCCTCCAGCAGGGTCGGCCGCATGGAGCCCGTGGGCACCCAACTGGCCTGGAAGACGAAGAAGCGCAACAGCAGGGCGATGGCCACCGCGGCGCCGACGGCCAGCAGGTAGTGCCACCAGCGCGCCCGGTGCTCCGTCCCGTCATTCCCGGCTGGCGCCGCCTCGTCCACGGCGGGTCACTCAACCATGTCCATCAACCGCTCCCAGCGGATATGGGACAGGTAGTAGGGGATGTCGGCCAGGCTGAGCATCATCTGGCCGCCCTCCTTGTGACCCTCGAAGCTCATGTAGAGCACGAAGGCTTTGCCCTTGATCCGCTCTTCGTCCAGGTAGCCCCAGAAGCGGCTGTCGGCGGAGTGGGGCCGGTTGTCGCCCAGCATGACCAGCTTGTCCTCGGGCACCTCGTACCAGACCCCCTCCTCGAACCAGTCGCCACCGTAGGCCGGGTAGCTGTAGGTGTGGCCGTAGATGCCCGGGCCGAGGTAGCTTGTCTCGTCGTAGGGTTCGTCGACGTCGGCGTGGTCGGCGTCGTCGTCCTTCCAGACGTAGCCGTCCTCGAGCTTGAAGTATTCACCGCCGACGGCGACGCAGCGCTTGATCAGGTCCGTTTCCATCTCCCGGCCGTAGAAGTCGCGCTGGATGTGCTTGAAGACGATGATGTCGCCGGGTTCCGGATCGCGGTAGAGGTAGACCAGCCGGTTGACGAGCATGAAGTCGCCCTCCAGCAGGGTGGGTTTCATCGAGCCCGAGGGCACCCAGGAGGCCTGGATGACCGTGGCCCGCAGGATAAGGGCCACCGCCAGGGCGATGGCCAACCCCTCGACGAACTTCAACCACTTGGGTATCTTGCGGGTGTGGACCCGGTAGGCCCGGAAGGGCCAGGCCAGGATGTCCCAGATGGTTTTCGTCGGTATTTTTTCCTTGGTCCGCCGGTTCTTGGCCATGCGTCGACCTCGTCTCGCTGGAACTGTCCCCAGTTTGCCGGTTTGGGCGCGCCGCTTGTCGGCTGCAGTGCCTGACCGGCCTAGTGTGTCATAATTTCAAGCGGGTCAAATTATACCACAGGCGCGCCGATCCCCGACACCACCAATCTTTTGACACCCCCAACCCTGCTTGCTATACTCGAACAATCCTGAATGCGCACCCTACACGACTTGCTAAAGGCCCGT contains:
- the lepB gene encoding signal peptidase I, with product MKRDGQTPGSIFSARRLGLAVLAALLLVLALRLFVVRSYRVSSHAMSETILPGDWVLVSRLSYNFGDPRRGDVVCFTSPGAGGQDFFGRVIALGGETLEIRDGLVYIDDDAEPLDEPYVNHTRREDFGPVVVPEGRLFILGDNRAEARDSRVWGPLNAGLVHGEALGIFFSSDPYAVSLWPIPEAEVRWERIAEPID
- the lepB gene encoding signal peptidase I, whose product is MDEAAPAGNDGTEHRARWWHYLLAVGAAVAIALLLRFFVFQASWVPTGSMRPTLLEGDFLLINRLAYLLREPRRGEVIVFSDGDVDYVKRVLAVPGDEYRFADGYLWVNGERLDERPYLADGAWGHTRGLHLGGEVHRVPADCYLALGDNRLHSRDSRSLGYVRRGEILGKAFLVYLSVRLGELGEAGWWAAPFHLRLDRMLDVVR
- the lepB gene encoding signal peptidase I — its product is MAKNRRTKEKIPTKTIWDILAWPFRAYRVHTRKIPKWLKFVEGLAIALAVALILRATVIQASWVPSGSMKPTLLEGDFMLVNRLVYLYRDPEPGDIIVFKHIQRDFYGREMETDLIKRCVAVGGEYFKLEDGYVWKDDDADHADVDEPYDETSYLGPGIYGHTYSYPAYGGDWFEEGVWYEVPEDKLVMLGDNRPHSADSRFWGYLDEERIKGKAFVLYMSFEGHKEGGQMMLSLADIPYYLSHIRWERLMDMVE